From a single Sus scrofa isolate TJ Tabasco breed Duroc chromosome 13, Sscrofa11.1, whole genome shotgun sequence genomic region:
- the LOC100513311 gene encoding olfactory receptor 5K3-like: MTGNNQSLTTEFTLTGFTDHPDLRTILFLVFLTIYLITMVGNLGLVALIFIERRLHTPMYIFLGNLALMDSCCSSSITPKMLQNFFSKDSIISLYECMAQFYFLCLAESADCFLLAAMAYDRYVAICNPLQYHTRMSKKLCIQMTTGAYLAGNLHSVIHVGLLFRLTFCGSHQINHFFCDVLPLYRLSCVDPYINELMILILAGFIQIFTITTVIISYLFILFIIFTMKSNKGRRKALSTCASHFLSVSIFYGSLIFMYVRPNSVKEEEKEKPVAVFYTIVIPLLNPFIYSLRNKEVMTVMKKMMKIS; encoded by the coding sequence ATGACTGGGAATAACCAATCCTTGACCACTGAGTTTACCCTCACAGGATTTACAGATCACCCAGACCTGAGGACTATTTTGTTTCTTGTGTTCCTTACCATCTATCTGATCACCATGGTGGGAAATCTTGGTCTGGTGGCATTGATATTCATAGAGCGTCGTCTTCACACACCAATGTACATCTTTCTGGGTAACCTCGCTCTGATGGATTCCTGTTGTTCCAGTTCCATTACCCCCAAGATGTTACAGAACTTCTTCTCTAAGGACAGCATAATTTCCCTGTATGAATGCatggcacaattttattttctctgcctagCTGAAAGTGCAGATTGCTTTCTCCTGGCAGCAATGGCCTATGATCGCTATGTAGCCATCTGCAATCCACTGCAGTACCACACCAGGATGTCAAAGAAACTCTGTATTCAGATGACCACAGGAGCCTACCTAGCTGGAAACCTGCATTCCGTTATTCATGTTGGGCTTCTGTTTAGGTTGACTTTCTGTGGGTCTCATCAAATCAATCACTTTTTTTGTGATGTTCTTCCATTATATAGACTCTCCTGTGTTGACCCTTATATCAATGAACTGATGATATTAATTTTGGCAGGGTTCATTCAAATCTTCACTATTACCACAGTAATAATCTCttatcttttcatccttttcataattttcacaatgaaatccaacaagggaagaaggaaagcctTATCTACTTGtgcatcccactttctctctgtctcaataTTCTATGGTTCTCTTATCTTCATGTATGTTAGACCAAATTcagttaaagaagaagaaaaagaaaaacctgttgCTGTTTTTTATACTATAGTGATTCCATTGTTAAACCCTTTTATTTATAGCCTAAGAAATAAGGAAGTAATGACTGttatgaaaaaaatgatgaagattTCCTAA